The following proteins are co-located in the Pseudoalteromonas sp. N1230-9 genome:
- a CDS encoding LysR substrate-binding domain-containing protein, protein MIDIKHLKTIATLKETGSLVNTARELFLTQSALSHQIKDLENKLDCQLFERKTQPVRFTPQGMLLLELANEVLPRVEATKCRLKESLNQPISNLRLSVECHACFHWLLPTIKEFNNFWPDIKVDYERGFSYDAIPDLMNDELDLVLTSDIREPDKLEYAHLFDFKLKLIVSPDHELAKKAYVTALDLKNETIISYPIPRERQDIFKHFIQNARFDGTLKTVDQGLLIFQLVSAGMGVAALPDWLVTPYESQGLIKSIPLGALGLTRPMYLAMKKNMKDNPVYRHFLNTCKQNNGR, encoded by the coding sequence ATGATCGATATTAAACACTTAAAAACCATAGCAACCCTTAAAGAAACAGGATCTTTGGTCAATACAGCCCGAGAGTTGTTTTTAACTCAATCGGCTTTATCGCATCAAATTAAAGATCTTGAGAATAAGTTAGACTGCCAACTTTTCGAGCGTAAAACTCAGCCCGTACGCTTTACCCCACAAGGTATGCTGTTACTGGAGTTAGCAAACGAAGTTTTACCACGTGTTGAAGCAACAAAATGTCGTTTAAAAGAAAGCCTTAATCAACCAATTTCAAACCTGCGTTTAAGTGTCGAATGCCATGCTTGCTTTCACTGGTTATTACCGACGATAAAAGAGTTCAACAACTTTTGGCCAGATATTAAAGTCGATTATGAAAGAGGCTTTAGTTATGACGCTATTCCTGATTTGATGAATGATGAATTGGACTTAGTACTCACATCTGATATCCGTGAGCCAGACAAATTAGAATATGCGCACTTATTTGATTTTAAGTTAAAACTGATTGTTTCGCCTGATCATGAACTGGCTAAAAAAGCCTATGTCACCGCACTGGACTTAAAAAACGAAACGATAATTTCTTACCCCATCCCACGTGAACGCCAAGATATCTTTAAACATTTTATTCAAAATGCACGATTTGATGGCACGCTGAAAACGGTTGACCAAGGCTTATTGATATTCCAATTAGTGAGCGCAGGTATGGGGGTTGCGGCTTTGCCGGATTGGTTAGTGACCCCTTATGAAAGCCAAGGGCTCATTAAATCCATTCCGTTAGGTGCATTAGGGTTAACACGCCCGATGTATTTAGCAATGAAAAAAAATATGAAAGATAACCCTGTTTATCGTCACTTTTTAAATACGTGTAAACAAAATAACGGCCGTTAA
- a CDS encoding HPP family protein, with protein MENKVSRAAIAGVFACMAIFVLAYLQQLGHYGVWLMAPFGATAVLVFGVPHSPLAKAKNVIGGHLLTALIGVVFVNYVGVGPVEIAIATGLAISLMMLTDTIHPAAGANPILIIQSLQSWDFLVMPVLIGTVFIVLFGYFSQWLLNILLEGYKKPLTSSGFLK; from the coding sequence ATGGAAAATAAAGTGAGTAGAGCGGCAATCGCGGGTGTGTTTGCTTGTATGGCAATTTTTGTGTTGGCCTATTTACAGCAACTAGGACATTACGGTGTGTGGTTGATGGCACCGTTTGGTGCAACTGCCGTGTTGGTATTTGGTGTGCCACACAGCCCGCTTGCGAAAGCGAAGAATGTTATCGGTGGGCACCTTTTGACTGCATTAATTGGCGTTGTATTTGTAAATTATGTCGGTGTAGGGCCTGTTGAAATTGCTATAGCAACAGGACTGGCAATCAGTCTCATGATGCTGACAGACACAATACATCCAGCGGCAGGCGCAAACCCAATTTTGATTATACAATCTTTGCAAAGTTGGGATTTTTTAGTGATGCCTGTATTGATTGGCACTGTTTTTATTGTGTTATTTGGTTATTTTAGTCAATGGCTATTAAATATTCTGCTGGAAGGATATAAAAAACCGCTAACGAGTAGCGGTTTTTTAAAATGA
- a CDS encoding TetR/AcrR family transcriptional regulator — MDKRTHIILTALSLFYQKGIHNVGINEIISVAGVAKKTMYHHFASKDELLLACLSERHNRFLNWLTQATSKQTTIEEFKVALISCHEAWFNSEVTELGDFNGCLFINTAAEFADPASPINQACKEHKMAVQQLIKQRLSACNNMESSQLNSQSHYLMTLVEGMICQAKLVGIKQFPHLKP; from the coding sequence ATGGATAAACGAACACATATTATTTTGACCGCCCTGTCACTTTTTTATCAAAAAGGCATTCATAATGTGGGAATCAACGAGATTATTAGTGTCGCGGGTGTCGCTAAAAAAACCATGTACCACCATTTCGCAAGTAAAGATGAGCTACTACTAGCGTGCCTTAGTGAGCGACATAACAGGTTTTTAAATTGGTTAACGCAAGCCACCAGCAAGCAAACAACTATTGAAGAATTTAAAGTCGCTTTGATCAGCTGCCATGAAGCTTGGTTTAACTCTGAGGTGACTGAGTTAGGTGATTTTAATGGCTGTTTATTTATTAACACTGCCGCCGAATTTGCTGATCCTGCAAGTCCAATTAATCAAGCCTGCAAAGAGCATAAAATGGCAGTACAGCAGTTAATAAAACAGCGTTTATCAGCGTGTAATAACATGGAAAGTTCTCAGCTGAACTCACAGAGCCATTATTTGATGACGCTTGTAGAGGGCATGATCTGCCAAGCAAAACTAGTAGGAATTAAACAGTTTCCTCATTTAAAGCCATAA
- a CDS encoding M90 family metallopeptidase — MLNLFLLLSLVIFIVCYWRWDDIRNHFWQKKYHRFALNSQQKNLLLKYMPIYQRMTDADREKLERHIVWFLNEKRFIGCDGLKLNESMKLIVAADACLLVLNKPWPLYRNVREILLYPSAYYAPETSRDGAGLVSYHNAVRQGESWPGGTLVLSWHDVLEGNRLPSDGHNLVFHEFAHQLDQETGKTTGTPLLASNEDYQKWAKVFSRAFNQLKTHLAYGMPHVIHSYGATNEAEFFAVITETFLEKPAELRQFDPEIYHLLVGYYQFDPIAWH, encoded by the coding sequence ATGCTTAACCTATTTTTGTTACTTTCCTTAGTTATTTTTATTGTGTGTTATTGGCGCTGGGATGATATTAGAAATCATTTTTGGCAAAAAAAGTACCATCGTTTTGCTCTTAACTCACAGCAAAAGAATTTGTTGCTAAAGTACATGCCCATCTACCAAAGAATGACCGACGCCGATCGTGAAAAGCTGGAACGACATATCGTTTGGTTTTTAAATGAAAAACGTTTTATTGGTTGTGATGGCTTAAAACTTAACGAATCTATGAAGTTGATAGTTGCTGCTGATGCGTGCTTGTTAGTCCTCAATAAACCCTGGCCTTTGTACCGTAATGTTAGAGAAATTTTATTGTATCCTAGTGCATATTATGCGCCCGAGACCTCGCGAGATGGTGCCGGTTTGGTAAGTTATCACAACGCTGTTCGTCAAGGGGAATCATGGCCAGGCGGAACGCTGGTATTGAGTTGGCATGATGTCCTAGAGGGGAACCGCTTACCAAGTGATGGTCATAATTTAGTGTTTCACGAATTTGCCCATCAGCTCGACCAAGAAACCGGTAAAACCACGGGCACACCACTGCTTGCTAGTAATGAAGATTACCAAAAATGGGCAAAAGTATTTAGCCGCGCGTTTAATCAACTCAAAACCCATTTAGCTTACGGCATGCCTCATGTTATTCATAGTTATGGTGCGACCAATGAGGCAGAGTTTTTTGCTGTCATCACCGAAACCTTTTTAGAAAAACCTGCTGAACTGAGACAATTTGACCCTGAGATTTATCACTTGCTGGTTGGCTATTATCAGTTTGATCCCATTGCGTGGCATTAG
- a CDS encoding Nif3-like dinuclear metal center hexameric protein, whose amino-acid sequence MQRKQFTQLLNDILKPDSIADFCPNGLQVEGSSVVKKIVTGVTASQALIDAAIAENADTILVHHGYFWKGESQPITGMKKRRIAALLNNDINLYGYHLPLDIHPDIGNNAQLAKLLDIEFTGGLESGPNSVPVKGRLKTPLTGEEFADKITQVLNRAPLTSLVREEKIDTIAWCTGGGQGYIDLAASQDIDAYLTGEASEQTIHSSREQGIDFFAAGHHATERYGIKALGELLAEQHGFDVTFINIDNPV is encoded by the coding sequence ATGCAACGCAAACAATTTACTCAATTATTAAACGACATTCTTAAACCTGACTCAATCGCTGATTTTTGCCCCAATGGTTTACAAGTTGAAGGTTCGAGCGTAGTAAAAAAAATAGTAACGGGTGTAACAGCAAGCCAAGCATTGATTGATGCCGCTATTGCAGAAAATGCAGATACGATTTTGGTGCACCATGGCTATTTCTGGAAAGGAGAGTCGCAGCCAATTACGGGAATGAAAAAACGCCGTATTGCAGCGCTTTTAAACAATGATATTAATTTATATGGCTATCATTTACCGCTAGATATACACCCTGACATTGGTAATAACGCACAATTGGCAAAGTTACTCGATATTGAGTTCACTGGAGGGCTTGAATCCGGTCCAAATAGTGTGCCAGTAAAAGGGCGTTTAAAAACACCATTAACTGGTGAAGAATTTGCCGACAAAATAACCCAAGTACTCAATCGCGCACCGTTAACAAGCTTAGTTAGAGAAGAGAAAATCGACACTATTGCTTGGTGTACTGGTGGTGGACAAGGGTATATTGATTTAGCAGCCTCGCAGGATATTGATGCTTATTTGACAGGTGAAGCATCTGAACAAACTATTCACAGCTCACGTGAACAAGGTATCGATTTTTTTGCAGCAGGTCACCACGCGACAGAGCGTTACGGCATTAAAGCGCTGGGTGAGCTATTAGCTGAGCAGCATGGTTTTGATGTCACCTTTATTAATATCGATAATCCAGTCTGA
- a CDS encoding amidohydrolase family protein, translating to MKKMLHTALAVSVSLALTGQVVAAEQSNDDKWQVDAPKGQFLDAKISVEQGTWMNVDISPDGKTVVFDLLGDIYTMPLSGGTATQLTSDIAWQMQPRFSPDGKHIAFTSDQGGGDNIWVMDLNGENQKAVTSETFRLLNSPAWSPDGDYLVARKHFTASRSLGAGEVWLYHKAGGKGVQLTARENDQKDLGEPMFSPDGRYVYFSHDATPGKTFHYSKDSVAGIYKIKRYDRETGEIETIIDGMGGAIRPTPSPDGKKLAYIKRDDFQTSLYLYDLHTGEHTKLYGELERDMQETWAIHGVYPTIAWTPDNEQLVFWAGGTIHKLEVDDKSVSTIPFKVETNKQIQKAVRFTQNIDSDNFDVKMLRNVQISPDGETAIFEALGHIYKRDLESGKVKRLTKQDDHFELFPQFSRDGKKIVYTTWDDNEQGSIRVVSARSGRGDTITQEPGKYVEPTFSPDGKTVVYRKASGGSILNPTWSLEPGIYSVSAKGGDSTLITKSGYQPQFGAANDRIYVMSPWPKPTLSVVELESKQVRKLYESEHATEFRVSPDGQYLAFAERFKVFVTPFVERGKTINIGPKDSQFPIEQLSVRAGENISWSGTSDKLYWSLGPELYHASLAGLFDINQNAETDFKVKSGDNIGFTKTMDEPKSVFALTGARIITMNGEQVIENGVIVTDGKHIKAVGSKDSVAIPKGAEVIDVTGKTIMPGIVDAHAHGSQGSDEIIPQQNWKNLAGLALGVTTIHDPSNDTTEIFAASEMQKAGMIFGPRIFSTGTILYGANMPGYTSHIDSLEDAKFHLERLKKVGAFSVKSYNQPRREQRQQVIEAGRELEMMVVPEGGSLLQHNLTMVVDGHTGIEHSIPVANIYDDIRQLWSQSDVGYTPTLGVAYGGIWGENYWYDKTDVWNHPRLSKFVPKNQLLPRSMRRVKAPDHHYNHFNNARVAKELQDLGVLVNLGAHGQREGLAAHWEIWMFAQGGMTPLQAIRAATLDPAKYIGLDNNIGSLEPGKLADLIVIDGNPLTNIRDTDKIDYTMINGRLFDAATMNEVGEKKREKLYFEKI from the coding sequence ATGAAGAAAATGCTTCATACGGCCCTAGCTGTATCGGTTTCACTTGCTCTAACTGGGCAAGTGGTGGCAGCTGAACAGTCAAATGATGACAAATGGCAGGTGGACGCACCTAAAGGGCAATTCCTAGACGCTAAAATTAGTGTTGAGCAGGGCACGTGGATGAACGTAGATATTAGCCCTGATGGTAAAACCGTGGTGTTTGACCTACTCGGCGATATTTATACCATGCCATTATCTGGCGGGACTGCAACGCAATTAACCAGTGATATTGCATGGCAAATGCAACCACGCTTTAGCCCTGATGGTAAGCACATTGCGTTTACTTCAGACCAAGGTGGTGGCGATAACATTTGGGTTATGGATTTAAACGGTGAAAATCAAAAAGCAGTCACGAGCGAAACATTTCGTCTGTTAAATAGCCCAGCTTGGAGCCCTGATGGTGATTACTTAGTTGCGCGCAAGCACTTTACTGCAAGCCGCTCTTTAGGGGCTGGTGAAGTATGGCTTTACCACAAAGCGGGTGGTAAAGGTGTACAGCTAACTGCACGCGAAAACGACCAAAAAGACTTAGGCGAGCCAATGTTCTCACCGGATGGTCGTTATGTTTATTTTTCGCATGATGCAACGCCGGGCAAAACATTCCATTACTCTAAAGACTCTGTAGCGGGTATTTATAAAATTAAACGCTATGACCGTGAAACCGGCGAGATTGAAACTATCATTGATGGCATGGGTGGGGCTATTCGACCGACACCTTCACCAGATGGTAAAAAACTTGCGTATATAAAGCGCGATGATTTCCAAACAAGCTTGTACTTATATGATCTTCACACCGGTGAGCATACCAAGCTCTATGGCGAGCTTGAGCGTGATATGCAAGAAACATGGGCTATTCATGGCGTATACCCAACAATTGCTTGGACACCAGATAACGAACAATTGGTTTTTTGGGCGGGTGGTACCATTCATAAGCTAGAGGTGGATGATAAGTCTGTCTCGACTATTCCATTTAAAGTTGAGACCAATAAGCAAATTCAAAAAGCCGTGCGTTTTACACAAAACATCGATAGCGATAATTTTGATGTGAAAATGCTGCGCAATGTACAAATTTCACCGGATGGTGAAACGGCTATATTTGAAGCGCTTGGTCATATTTATAAACGTGATTTAGAGTCTGGCAAAGTGAAACGCCTGACTAAGCAAGACGATCACTTTGAATTATTCCCGCAGTTCTCTCGTGATGGTAAGAAAATTGTTTACACCACATGGGATGATAACGAACAGGGCTCAATCCGTGTTGTGTCTGCGCGCAGTGGCCGTGGCGATACCATTACTCAAGAGCCAGGTAAATATGTAGAGCCAACTTTCAGCCCTGATGGCAAAACGGTTGTTTACCGTAAAGCATCCGGCGGCAGTATCCTTAACCCAACATGGTCATTAGAGCCAGGTATTTACTCAGTAAGTGCCAAAGGCGGTGATTCAACACTTATCACTAAATCAGGTTATCAGCCGCAATTTGGTGCAGCGAATGACCGTATTTATGTGATGAGCCCTTGGCCGAAACCAACATTAAGCGTTGTTGAGCTTGAATCAAAACAAGTTCGCAAACTTTATGAGTCAGAACATGCAACAGAGTTTAGAGTATCACCAGATGGTCAATACTTAGCGTTTGCAGAGCGTTTTAAAGTATTTGTTACGCCATTTGTTGAGCGTGGTAAAACCATTAACATTGGTCCGAAAGATAGCCAATTCCCAATTGAGCAGCTGTCTGTTCGCGCGGGTGAGAACATCAGTTGGAGTGGCACAAGCGATAAACTTTATTGGAGCTTAGGCCCTGAGTTATATCATGCAAGCCTAGCGGGTTTATTTGATATTAACCAAAATGCTGAGACTGATTTTAAAGTTAAAAGTGGTGATAACATCGGTTTTACAAAAACCATGGACGAGCCTAAATCAGTATTCGCTTTAACTGGCGCGCGCATTATCACTATGAATGGTGAGCAGGTTATTGAAAACGGCGTTATTGTTACTGATGGTAAGCATATTAAAGCGGTTGGCAGTAAAGACAGTGTTGCTATTCCTAAAGGCGCTGAGGTAATTGATGTAACTGGTAAGACGATTATGCCTGGGATTGTTGATGCGCATGCGCACGGCTCGCAAGGTAGCGATGAGATCATTCCACAGCAAAACTGGAAGAACTTAGCAGGCTTAGCGTTAGGTGTGACAACGATTCACGATCCATCAAACGACACCACTGAGATTTTTGCTGCAAGCGAAATGCAAAAAGCAGGCATGATTTTCGGCCCTCGTATTTTCTCAACGGGTACTATTTTATATGGTGCGAATATGCCGGGTTACACGTCGCATATTGATTCGTTAGAAGATGCCAAATTCCACCTTGAGCGCTTAAAGAAAGTGGGCGCGTTTAGTGTTAAATCCTATAACCAACCACGTCGTGAGCAGCGTCAGCAAGTCATTGAAGCAGGTCGTGAACTTGAAATGATGGTTGTGCCAGAAGGCGGATCATTACTGCAGCACAACTTAACCATGGTGGTTGATGGTCATACGGGTATTGAGCACTCAATTCCTGTTGCCAATATTTACGATGATATTCGCCAGCTTTGGTCACAGAGTGATGTAGGTTACACACCGACACTGGGTGTCGCATACGGTGGTATTTGGGGTGAAAATTATTGGTACGACAAGACAGATGTGTGGAATCACCCACGCTTAAGTAAGTTTGTACCAAAGAATCAGCTTTTACCTCGTTCAATGCGTCGTGTTAAGGCTCCCGATCATCACTATAACCACTTTAACAATGCGCGTGTTGCCAAAGAGTTGCAAGACTTAGGTGTTTTAGTAAACCTAGGTGCTCATGGTCAGCGTGAAGGTTTAGCGGCACATTGGGAAATTTGGATGTTTGCACAAGGTGGTATGACACCACTTCAAGCAATTCGTGCAGCAACGTTAGATCCTGCTAAATACATTGGTCTTGATAACAACATCGGTTCTCTTGAGCCGGGTAAACTTGCCGATTTAATCGTTATTGACGGTAACCCGCTAACTAACATTCGTGATACAGATAAAATAGATTACACCATGATCAATGGTCGTTTATTTGATGCTGCCACCATGAACGAAGTGGGTGAGAAAAAACGCGAAAAGTTATATTTTGAAAAAATCTAA
- a CDS encoding elastinolytic metalloprotease pseudoalterin, with protein sequence MNKHLLTLAVTTGLGFSSIAFAGVHNHETFEFSDQAVEQLNLNSLLIMDDQTFVFNNDLLNEDWDNYFASYAPELQSKQAFILHWAGYYSINPKVILALIEQQSEGLSDPSVELESVFNNISDKQGFDEQVKDVVFKLSQRFYAFKHWQEQAVKHDKNSNSIKHLIRPSQVSTAATAALASMMSKQHNLHGQPNDSLTRFLDIFEQLSPEQSLILNTDQVTFSGEEQSVQATFTMNLPWSQGYYWYSGGAHSNTGSGYPYSSLDFNNGSGGWGSNTPWVQAAHGGVITRFSSCNIRVTHSSGFATNYYHMSNLQYNNGDTVQPGTLLGRYANSYNQALCEGGQSSGPHVHFTLLQNGQQVSLHNRYISNYRIDVGNSNYDSNCNNFYFERNGRRTCAWQPLYR encoded by the coding sequence ATGAATAAACATTTACTAACACTTGCGGTTACGACTGGACTTGGTTTTTCTTCTATAGCGTTTGCCGGTGTGCATAACCATGAAACGTTTGAATTTTCAGACCAAGCAGTTGAACAACTGAATCTTAATTCATTATTAATTATGGATGACCAAACATTTGTATTTAATAATGATCTATTAAATGAAGATTGGGATAACTACTTCGCATCGTATGCCCCTGAACTTCAAAGTAAACAAGCTTTTATACTACACTGGGCTGGCTATTATAGTATTAACCCAAAAGTGATTTTGGCCCTGATTGAACAGCAAAGTGAGGGACTTTCTGATCCTTCGGTTGAATTAGAAAGCGTGTTTAACAATATCTCTGACAAGCAAGGGTTTGATGAGCAGGTGAAAGACGTTGTATTTAAATTAAGTCAACGTTTCTATGCCTTCAAACACTGGCAAGAGCAAGCCGTAAAGCATGATAAAAACTCAAATTCCATAAAGCATCTGATTAGGCCTTCACAAGTGAGTACTGCTGCTACAGCTGCGCTTGCCAGCATGATGAGTAAGCAGCATAATTTGCATGGTCAGCCAAATGATTCTTTAACTCGCTTCTTAGATATATTCGAGCAACTATCACCCGAACAGTCTCTTATCTTGAACACAGACCAGGTCACTTTCTCAGGGGAAGAGCAGTCGGTTCAAGCCACATTTACTATGAACTTACCTTGGTCTCAAGGATATTATTGGTATAGTGGTGGAGCGCATTCAAACACTGGCTCAGGTTATCCTTATTCTTCATTAGACTTTAACAATGGTTCTGGTGGATGGGGAAGTAATACGCCTTGGGTTCAAGCCGCACATGGTGGAGTCATCACTCGTTTTTCGTCATGTAATATACGGGTAACGCACTCAAGTGGCTTTGCAACTAATTATTACCACATGTCTAACTTGCAATACAATAATGGTGACACTGTGCAGCCTGGAACGTTGCTAGGTCGTTATGCGAATAGTTATAACCAAGCACTGTGCGAAGGCGGACAATCATCTGGTCCACACGTGCACTTCACTTTATTACAAAATGGTCAGCAAGTTTCATTACATAACCGTTATATCAGTAATTATCGTATTGATGTTGGTAATAGTAACTATGATTCAAATTGTAATAACTTTTATTTTGAGCGCAACGGACGTAGAACCTGTGCTTGGCAACCCTTATACCGTTAA
- the metE gene encoding 5-methyltetrahydropteroyltriglutamate--homocysteine S-methyltransferase — MAQLHNLGFPRIGKKRELKFAIESYWAGKINQQVLLERGKSIREENWALQANAGIDLLPVGDFAWYDHVLNTSLLVGAIPKRHHSEEGNVDLDTLFRIARGQAPTGCQCAASEMTKWFNTNYHYIVPELSEDQTFELTWTELFEHVQEAHQLGHKVKPVLVGPVTYLHLAKPAGKSFDTLSLLERLLPVYQQVLAKLAKLGVEWVQIDEPVLALELNHGQQKALKTSFATLSGQGVKLLLASYFDSVDDYFADIANYPVDGVHFDCVAGNNDISKLDTLITQQQVLSLGIIDGRNIWRSDLTQKYSVLHALAKKRGDNLWLAPSCSLLHTPVDLDQEQQLDSEIKSWLAFAKQKGEELQLLRNALNTGQTQLLCDYSEPVKKRLISARVNNQDVQNRLSTLTNKDAKRSSPFSARIAKQQSALGLPLLPTTTIGSFPQTQSIRKARKEFKAGVLPAAEYRQQMEAEIRYAVEEQEALQLDVLVHGEAERNDMVEYFAEFLQGFAFTQFGWVQSYGTRCVKPPIIWGDVSREQSMTVEWTRYAQSLTTKKMKGMLTGPVTILFWSFIRDDLNKPTIAKQIALALRDEVVDLEQAGIKIIQIDEPAFREGMPLKSSDWQSYLDWAAYAFRVCASKVADETQIHTHMCYAEFNDIIAGIADMDADVITIETSRSNMELLKAFEDFDYPNDIGPGVYDIHSPNIPDIAWIKNLIHKAAKKVPVERLWVNPDCGLKTRGWEETRLALQNMVTAAKELRRELG; from the coding sequence ATGGCACAATTACATAATTTAGGCTTTCCTCGAATAGGAAAGAAACGTGAGTTAAAGTTCGCAATAGAATCTTATTGGGCAGGAAAAATAAACCAACAGGTATTACTCGAACGAGGTAAGTCTATTCGAGAAGAAAACTGGGCACTACAAGCTAATGCCGGTATTGACTTACTGCCTGTAGGTGACTTTGCTTGGTATGATCATGTTTTGAATACATCACTTTTGGTGGGAGCAATTCCAAAGCGCCATCATAGTGAGGAAGGTAACGTTGACTTAGATACACTTTTTAGAATTGCTAGAGGGCAAGCGCCTACTGGATGTCAATGTGCGGCAAGTGAGATGACAAAATGGTTTAATACAAATTATCACTATATTGTTCCTGAGTTATCGGAAGATCAAACATTCGAACTGACTTGGACTGAACTATTTGAGCATGTGCAAGAAGCTCATCAATTAGGCCACAAGGTGAAGCCTGTGTTGGTTGGTCCTGTGACTTATTTACATTTGGCTAAGCCTGCTGGAAAGTCGTTTGATACGTTATCATTACTCGAAAGACTTTTACCTGTCTATCAACAGGTATTAGCTAAGCTTGCAAAGCTGGGTGTTGAGTGGGTTCAAATAGATGAACCAGTTCTTGCTTTAGAATTAAACCATGGCCAGCAAAAGGCACTTAAAACAAGTTTTGCAACGCTTTCAGGACAAGGTGTTAAGTTACTACTTGCCAGTTATTTTGACTCGGTAGATGATTATTTTGCCGATATAGCTAATTACCCTGTAGACGGTGTGCATTTTGATTGTGTTGCAGGAAATAACGATATATCAAAGCTTGATACCTTAATAACACAACAACAGGTACTTTCACTGGGTATTATTGACGGTCGTAATATATGGCGCAGTGATTTAACGCAGAAGTATTCTGTATTACACGCGTTAGCTAAAAAAAGAGGCGATAACCTGTGGCTTGCACCATCTTGTTCGTTGCTTCATACACCTGTCGATTTAGATCAAGAGCAGCAATTAGATAGTGAAATAAAATCGTGGCTTGCTTTTGCCAAACAAAAGGGCGAAGAGTTACAACTATTGCGTAATGCGCTTAACACAGGGCAAACACAGTTGCTGTGCGATTACAGTGAGCCAGTTAAGAAACGTTTAATATCAGCAAGAGTTAATAATCAAGATGTACAAAACCGTCTGAGTACATTAACTAACAAAGATGCTAAACGGTCTAGTCCATTCTCAGCTCGAATAGCCAAACAGCAAAGCGCACTTGGGCTACCTTTACTACCGACCACCACGATAGGATCTTTCCCGCAAACTCAATCGATACGTAAAGCACGTAAAGAATTTAAAGCGGGGGTTTTGCCTGCTGCTGAGTATCGTCAGCAGATGGAAGCAGAAATTCGCTATGCTGTTGAAGAGCAAGAGGCGTTACAGCTCGATGTTTTGGTGCATGGTGAGGCAGAGCGTAACGATATGGTTGAGTACTTTGCGGAGTTTTTGCAAGGCTTTGCATTCACCCAATTTGGTTGGGTACAAAGTTATGGCACGCGTTGTGTAAAACCCCCGATTATTTGGGGCGATGTGTCGAGAGAGCAATCTATGACAGTTGAATGGACGCGTTATGCACAATCTCTAACAACGAAAAAAATGAAAGGAATGCTAACTGGCCCAGTGACTATTCTATTTTGGTCATTTATCCGTGATGATTTAAATAAACCTACTATTGCTAAGCAAATAGCATTAGCGCTTCGTGATGAGGTTGTCGATTTAGAGCAAGCTGGTATAAAGATAATTCAAATCGATGAGCCCGCTTTTAGAGAGGGTATGCCATTAAAATCAAGTGACTGGCAATCGTACTTGGATTGGGCTGCTTATGCGTTTCGTGTTTGTGCATCGAAAGTGGCAGATGAAACACAAATTCATACTCATATGTGTTATGCGGAGTTTAACGACATCATCGCGGGTATTGCAGACATGGATGCAGATGTCATCACGATAGAAACATCTCGTTCAAATATGGAGCTATTAAAAGCATTTGAGGATTTTGACTATCCGAATGATATCGGGCCTGGGGTATATGATATTCACAGCCCAAATATCCCCGATATTGCTTGGATTAAAAACTTAATTCATAAAGCGGCTAAAAAAGTGCCAGTAGAGAGGCTCTGGGTCAACCCTGACTGCGGTCTAAAAACCCGCGGTTGGGAAGAAACACGCTTAGCATTACAAAATATGGTTACTGCCGCTAAAGAGTTACGCCGAGAGTTAGGATAA